Proteins co-encoded in one Pyxidicoccus xibeiensis genomic window:
- a CDS encoding sensor histidine kinase produces the protein MKSSRAWVYAACQLGGWGLYAGLNTVLAWKAWSTPLGWVLVSLSALALTHVARAQLSLRDWARLPLPTLSVRVLATAVMLGVVQCVPAFLVGVYVARVYTLEQARVLGFVMSAFVWSLMMLLWLLIYFVVHAVEHARHAELERWKLEAAVQAAELRFLKAQLQPHFLFNCLNSVRALISEDPARAQEVVTRLSSLLRYALAAREPETVPLERELQVVRDYLGLEGVRLEERLRVREDVEPAALCVPVPAMLVQTLVENAIKHGVGLTPEGGEVAVSARVHGGTLLLEVANTAAPLPHATRPEGSGVGLHNASERLRLLCGAGASLQLDQTQAARTTARVRIPLPS, from the coding sequence ATGAAGTCTTCGCGCGCCTGGGTGTACGCGGCCTGCCAGCTCGGTGGCTGGGGTCTCTACGCCGGCCTCAACACCGTGCTGGCATGGAAGGCCTGGTCGACTCCGCTCGGGTGGGTGCTCGTGTCCCTGTCCGCCCTGGCCCTCACCCACGTGGCGCGCGCGCAGCTGTCCCTCCGCGACTGGGCGCGGCTGCCCCTGCCCACCCTGAGCGTGCGCGTGCTGGCCACGGCCGTGATGCTCGGGGTGGTGCAGTGCGTGCCGGCCTTCCTGGTGGGCGTGTACGTGGCGCGCGTGTACACGCTCGAGCAGGCGAGGGTGCTCGGCTTCGTGATGAGCGCCTTCGTCTGGTCGCTGATGATGCTGCTGTGGCTGCTCATCTACTTCGTCGTCCACGCCGTGGAGCACGCGCGCCACGCGGAGCTGGAGCGCTGGAAGCTGGAGGCGGCGGTCCAGGCCGCAGAGCTGCGCTTCCTCAAGGCACAGCTCCAGCCGCACTTCCTCTTCAACTGCCTCAACAGCGTGCGCGCCCTCATCTCCGAGGACCCCGCCCGCGCGCAGGAGGTCGTCACGCGCCTGTCCTCGCTGCTGCGCTACGCGCTCGCCGCCCGGGAACCGGAGACGGTGCCCCTGGAGCGCGAGCTGCAGGTGGTGCGCGACTACCTGGGCCTCGAAGGCGTGCGCCTGGAGGAGCGGCTGCGCGTGCGCGAGGACGTGGAGCCCGCCGCCCTCTGCGTGCCCGTGCCAGCCATGCTGGTGCAGACGCTGGTGGAGAACGCCATCAAGCACGGCGTGGGGCTCACCCCCGAGGGCGGTGAGGTCGCCGTCTCCGCGCGGGTGCACGGCGGCACGCTCCTGCTCGAGGTCGCCAACACCGCCGCGCCCCTGCCCCACGCCACGCGCCCCGAAGGCAGCGGCGTGGGGCTCCACAACGCGAGCGAGCGGCTGCGCCTGTTGTGCGGCGCGGGCGCGTCCCTGCAGCTGGACCAGACCCAGGCCGCGCGGACCACCGCGCGCGTCCGCATCCCCCTGCCCTCATGA
- a CDS encoding LytR/AlgR family response regulator transcription factor, with protein sequence MRVLIADDERLARAELRRLLAAFPDVEVVGEATHVDETCRQVEALSPDLLLLDIQMPGGTGFDVLERLEEPPDVVFTTAYDEHAVRAFSVNALDYLLKPIEAPRLAEALERVRVRGQGAPASTPAQPPGTPLERVFVRDGERCWLVQLSQVPLITSEGNYARLELEGHQPLLPRSLNYLEERLDSARFFRASRQHLVNLDFIEAMEPGPSGTLVVRLRGGREVEMSRRQSQRFRERMSL encoded by the coding sequence ATGAGAGTCCTCATCGCAGATGACGAGCGACTGGCCCGCGCCGAGCTGCGCCGGCTGCTGGCCGCCTTCCCCGACGTGGAAGTCGTGGGCGAGGCCACCCACGTGGACGAGACGTGCCGCCAGGTGGAGGCGCTGTCCCCGGACCTGTTGCTGCTCGACATCCAGATGCCGGGCGGGACGGGCTTCGACGTGCTGGAGCGCCTGGAGGAGCCGCCGGACGTCGTGTTCACCACCGCGTACGACGAGCACGCCGTGCGCGCCTTCAGCGTCAACGCGCTCGACTACCTCCTCAAGCCGATTGAGGCGCCGCGCCTCGCCGAGGCCCTGGAGCGCGTGCGCGTGCGGGGACAGGGGGCTCCGGCCTCCACGCCCGCGCAGCCCCCGGGCACACCGCTGGAGCGGGTGTTCGTGCGGGACGGCGAGCGCTGCTGGCTGGTGCAGCTGTCGCAGGTACCGCTCATCACCTCCGAGGGGAACTACGCGCGGCTGGAGCTGGAGGGCCATCAACCCCTGCTGCCGCGCTCGCTCAACTACCTGGAGGAGCGGCTGGACTCCGCGCGCTTCTTCCGCGCCAGCCGCCAGCACCTCGTCAACCTGGACTTCATCGAGGCGATGGAGCCCGGCCCGAGCGGCACGCTGGTGGTGCGCCTGCGCGGGGGCCGCGAGGTGGAGATGTCGCGCCGGCAGTCCCAGCGCTTCCGCGAGCGGATGAGCCTTTAG
- a CDS encoding KdsC family phosphatase, translating to MNQDIDSLKARVSRLSVMIFDIDGTLTDGRIFWVPNSGWTQMYSVRDGMGIKRLQEVGIEVAAISGGDSLSAQMRMQSLGLKHVHFGSQDKVAHFEKLLALLNVSADRCGYMGDEVVDLPLLKAVGFSAAPPESPDEVRSQVHYVAQKPAGFGAAREVCEFILRHRQTT from the coding sequence ATGAACCAGGACATCGATTCGCTCAAGGCCCGGGTCAGCCGCCTGTCGGTGATGATTTTCGACATCGACGGCACGCTCACCGACGGCCGCATCTTCTGGGTGCCCAACTCCGGGTGGACGCAGATGTACAGCGTGCGCGACGGCATGGGCATCAAGCGCCTGCAGGAGGTCGGCATCGAGGTGGCCGCCATCTCCGGCGGCGACAGCCTGTCCGCGCAGATGCGGATGCAGTCGCTGGGCCTCAAGCACGTGCACTTCGGCAGCCAGGACAAGGTGGCGCACTTCGAGAAGCTGCTCGCGCTGCTGAACGTGTCCGCGGACCGGTGTGGCTACATGGGCGACGAGGTGGTGGACCTGCCGCTGCTCAAGGCCGTGGGCTTCTCCGCCGCCCCGCCCGAGTCCCCCGACGAGGTGCGCTCCCAGGTGCACTACGTCGCACAGAAGCCCGCGGGCTTCGGCGCCGCCCGCGAGGTTTGTGAGTTCATCCTCCGCCATCGTCAAACAACCTGA
- a CDS encoding MXAN_5187 C-terminal domain-containing protein, protein MPPPDARQSSVSKSSSSQKSFSGKSPVDTSSSEHVLQECEALEGELASLRNAFEQYFLGNERHAPTLAHADFKKRILKLKTAFIRSTAAKFRVASVHNKYLTYERLWTRTLQEIEAGTYKRDLFKARRRAESRKAPASGKDAQKGVVELPEDISDMEFEEVEEILRPRPANEPQVAPAAVAGATPFRGTPTVAPVSGVPAVAPGIAPLTPPIPSATPFRGTPTVAPVSGIPSVAPLAGTPPRGMPTVTPALAGTPPRGAPASVPPGMAAARPATTPPPGAAARPVTTPPGAAAARPVSTPPGAAAPRPPVASGSGGMSDDKLRAVYDAYVTAKRRCAEDTSKLSFESVAATLRKQVPELLKQHNAKAVEFKVVIKDGKASLKAVPK, encoded by the coding sequence ATGCCGCCTCCCGACGCCCGACAGTCCTCCGTCTCGAAGAGCTCCTCCAGCCAGAAGAGCTTCTCTGGAAAGAGTCCGGTGGACACCAGCTCCAGTGAGCACGTCCTCCAGGAGTGCGAGGCGCTGGAGGGGGAGCTGGCCTCCCTGCGCAACGCCTTCGAGCAGTACTTCCTGGGCAACGAGCGCCACGCGCCCACGCTGGCCCACGCGGACTTCAAGAAGCGCATCCTCAAGCTGAAGACGGCCTTCATCCGCAGCACCGCCGCGAAGTTCCGCGTGGCGAGCGTCCACAACAAGTACCTCACGTACGAGCGGCTGTGGACGCGCACGCTGCAGGAGATTGAGGCCGGCACGTACAAGCGGGACCTCTTCAAGGCCCGCCGCCGCGCGGAGAGCCGCAAGGCGCCCGCGTCCGGCAAGGACGCCCAGAAGGGCGTGGTGGAGCTGCCGGAGGACATCTCCGACATGGAGTTCGAGGAGGTGGAGGAGATTCTCCGCCCCCGTCCCGCCAACGAGCCGCAGGTGGCGCCCGCCGCCGTCGCGGGGGCCACGCCCTTCCGGGGCACGCCCACCGTGGCGCCCGTGTCCGGGGTGCCGGCGGTGGCGCCCGGCATCGCGCCGCTGACGCCTCCCATCCCCTCGGCCACGCCCTTCCGGGGCACGCCCACCGTGGCGCCCGTGTCCGGCATCCCCTCGGTGGCGCCCCTGGCGGGCACGCCTCCCAGGGGGATGCCCACGGTGACGCCGGCCCTGGCGGGCACGCCTCCGCGCGGCGCTCCCGCGTCGGTGCCTCCGGGCATGGCGGCGGCCCGGCCCGCCACCACGCCTCCGCCCGGCGCCGCGGCCCGGCCCGTCACCACGCCACCCGGTGCCGCGGCGGCCCGGCCCGTCAGCACGCCGCCCGGTGCGGCCGCGCCCCGGCCTCCGGTGGCGAGCGGCTCCGGCGGCATGTCCGACGACAAGCTGCGCGCCGTCTACGACGCGTACGTCACCGCGAAGCGCCGCTGCGCGGAGGACACCTCCAAGCTGTCCTTCGAGTCGGTGGCGGCCACGCTGCGCAAGCAGGTGCCGGAGCTGCTCAAGCAGCACAACGCCAAGGCCGTCGAGTTCAAGGTGGTCATCAAAGACGGCAAGGCCTCGCTCAAGGCCGTGCCGAAGTAG
- a CDS encoding prolipoprotein diacylglyceryl transferase: MLPVLFRLTFTSLWAQLLLYAVAAGVVGYIAFNGWRGAVGELNVKTGVRAEPTTTDKLLRALAFGGVGAVLAWYGLKYALPPGAFPGAKGEGIPLHTYGVLLAAGFITAASVVGRLAQDEWRKVELVNGQWVDVEGPKKREQVMDMTFWLLVGGIGGSRLLFVLVNWKDYARDWTQVFSLGGGLVFYGGLIGAAVAAYVFARAHGMDFLRLADVCIPTVSLGQCLGRLGCFSAGCCWGDVAPAHASTAVHFPGAGTAQDLFGRLGNTSSLAFSSQAEDTRYVVEATGEILHQAGPGAVRISDWVVQQGHTLGVYPTQLFESVGQLVLFVGLLYARRFRRFHGQIFALWLMAYAVLRSTVELFRGDVERGTLHGLLQSLGARGLAESVPLEAWYNMSTSQFISLCMFTFGAVLLYQKGRRRETEEAGGLGPTPSAA; the protein is encoded by the coding sequence ATGCTCCCCGTCCTCTTCCGCCTCACCTTCACCAGTCTCTGGGCGCAGCTCCTGCTGTACGCGGTCGCCGCGGGCGTCGTGGGCTACATCGCCTTCAACGGGTGGCGTGGCGCGGTGGGCGAGCTGAACGTGAAGACGGGCGTGCGGGCCGAGCCCACCACCACGGACAAGCTGCTGCGCGCACTGGCCTTCGGTGGCGTCGGCGCGGTGCTGGCCTGGTACGGCCTGAAGTACGCGCTGCCGCCCGGCGCCTTCCCGGGCGCGAAGGGCGAGGGCATCCCCCTGCACACCTACGGCGTGCTGCTGGCCGCCGGCTTCATCACCGCGGCGTCGGTGGTGGGACGGCTGGCCCAGGACGAGTGGCGCAAGGTGGAGCTGGTGAATGGCCAGTGGGTGGACGTGGAGGGCCCGAAGAAGCGCGAGCAGGTCATGGACATGACCTTCTGGCTGCTGGTGGGCGGCATCGGCGGCAGCCGGCTGCTCTTCGTGCTGGTGAACTGGAAGGACTACGCGCGCGACTGGACGCAGGTCTTCTCGCTGGGCGGCGGCCTCGTGTTCTACGGAGGCCTCATCGGCGCGGCGGTGGCGGCCTATGTCTTCGCGCGCGCCCACGGCATGGACTTCCTGCGGCTGGCGGACGTGTGCATCCCCACCGTGTCGCTGGGCCAGTGCCTGGGCCGCCTGGGCTGCTTCAGCGCGGGCTGCTGCTGGGGGGACGTGGCGCCCGCCCATGCGTCCACCGCGGTGCACTTCCCCGGGGCGGGCACGGCTCAGGACTTGTTCGGCCGGCTGGGCAACACCTCCAGCCTGGCGTTCTCCTCGCAGGCGGAGGACACCCGCTACGTGGTGGAGGCCACCGGCGAAATCCTCCACCAGGCCGGGCCCGGCGCGGTGCGCATCTCCGACTGGGTGGTCCAGCAGGGCCACACCCTGGGCGTCTATCCCACCCAGCTCTTCGAGTCCGTGGGCCAGCTGGTGCTCTTCGTGGGGCTGCTGTACGCCCGGCGCTTCCGCCGGTTCCACGGGCAGATTTTCGCCCTCTGGCTGATGGCCTACGCGGTGCTTCGCAGCACGGTGGAATTGTTCCGTGGAGATGTGGAGCGCGGCACGCTGCATGGCCTGCTGCAGTCGCTGGGGGCCCGGGGGCTGGCGGAGTCGGTGCCGCTGGAGGCCTGGTACAACATGTCCACCAGCCAGTTCATCTCGCTGTGCATGTTCACCTTCGGCGCGGTGCTGCTGTACCAGAAGGGCCGCCGCCGGGAGACCGAGGAAGCGGGCGGCCTCGGTCCGACACCTTCTGCGGCGTGA
- the lspA gene encoding signal peptidase II: protein MPRKYVILLAVTFGVIVLDQWTKYLVVRELTAQMQGKESLGERLGAMFSAPPPQGFDGLHYRPRRHIEVSENFFRLRYAENPGAAWGLFRNLSPGTRAPLFHVVSLGAVLLITYYFRKLSGSDPEEKWALWGLPLVLGGALGNYIDRLARGFVIDFLEAHWFDKAAWPSFNIADAAICVGVGMLLVDAFVRKEKPDSAPSKAGAASKP, encoded by the coding sequence GTGCCGCGCAAATACGTCATCCTCCTCGCCGTCACCTTCGGCGTCATCGTCCTGGACCAGTGGACGAAGTACCTCGTCGTCCGCGAGCTCACCGCCCAGATGCAGGGCAAGGAGAGCCTCGGGGAGCGCCTGGGGGCGATGTTCTCCGCCCCGCCGCCGCAGGGCTTTGACGGCCTGCACTACCGGCCGCGCCGCCACATCGAGGTGTCGGAGAACTTCTTCCGCCTGCGCTACGCGGAGAACCCGGGCGCGGCGTGGGGCCTGTTCCGCAACCTGTCGCCGGGGACGCGCGCGCCGCTCTTCCACGTGGTGAGCCTGGGCGCGGTGCTCCTCATCACCTACTACTTCCGGAAGCTGTCCGGCTCGGACCCCGAGGAGAAGTGGGCGCTGTGGGGCCTGCCGCTGGTGCTGGGCGGCGCGCTGGGCAACTACATCGACCGGCTGGCCCGGGGCTTCGTCATCGACTTCCTCGAGGCCCACTGGTTCGACAAGGCCGCGTGGCCCTCCTTCAACATCGCCGACGCGGCCATCTGCGTCGGCGTGGGCATGCTCCTGGTGGACGCCTTCGTCCGCAAGGAGAAGCCCGACTCCGCGCCCTCCAAGGCCGGCGCCGCGTCCAAGCCGTAG
- the lspA gene encoding signal peptidase II — protein sequence MKASLRLLVLVAVTVLAVDQVTKYLAVSRLTNALDGREGLSRVTGFVSEQNLDNNPPDEEGRRRVSRPHRFIEDYWHFRYVENPGAAWGLFGNLPEGVRRIFFHVVSLAALAFIFLMYRRTELDQKLVRLALALISGGALGNFVDRLLRGYVIDFIDWHWRNQPGMRWPTFNVADAAICVGVAFMLLDSLRVRRPAAVAAPLTESPNP from the coding sequence ATGAAAGCCTCCCTCCGCCTCCTCGTCCTCGTGGCCGTCACCGTGCTCGCTGTCGATCAGGTGACCAAATACCTGGCCGTGTCCCGGCTCACCAATGCGCTGGACGGCCGTGAAGGGCTGTCGCGGGTGACGGGCTTCGTGTCCGAGCAGAACCTCGACAACAACCCGCCGGATGAGGAGGGGCGGCGCCGCGTGTCCCGGCCGCACCGCTTCATCGAGGACTACTGGCACTTCCGCTACGTGGAGAATCCGGGCGCGGCCTGGGGCCTGTTCGGCAACCTGCCGGAGGGCGTGCGGCGCATCTTCTTCCACGTGGTGAGCCTGGCGGCGCTGGCCTTCATCTTCCTCATGTACCGGCGCACGGAGCTGGACCAGAAGCTGGTGCGGCTGGCGCTGGCGCTGATTTCGGGCGGCGCGCTGGGCAACTTCGTGGACCGGCTGCTGCGCGGCTACGTCATCGACTTCATCGACTGGCACTGGCGCAACCAGCCCGGCATGCGGTGGCCGACGTTCAACGTGGCGGACGCCGCCATCTGCGTGGGCGTGGCCTTCATGCTGCTGGACTCGCTGCGGGTGCGCCGTCCGGCGGCCGTCGCGGCGCCCCTGACGGAGAGCCCCAATCCGTGA
- a CDS encoding endonuclease/exonuclease/phosphatase family protein, with amino-acid sequence MKKTFTSLLCAALSLTTLALACGDEGTPQVPLPLEDGGVLWRDCDAAGQCAEGETCLFVELEQSPRFICVPECDPGSRCGAAGSACCAGSGDGGAAGYCLPAEVCEKLDAGTDAGTEDAGRVDAGFVEPVDAGGTDAGSDAGTDAGTVIDAGTDAGTVIDAGTDAGTVVDAGTDAGTVIDAGTDAGTVVDAGTDAGTVVTDAGTDAGTIIDAGTDAGTVMDAGTDAGTVTDAGTDAGTGYTDIRIMAANITSGNGQDYDLGHGIRLMQGVKPDVILIQEFNYLSNTDTDFRSMVNQIGTGFHYYRESGAQIPNGIISRWPIIASGEWTDPEVGNRDFAWARIDIPGPRDLWAVSVHFLTSSGGDRNAEATSLVGRIRDNIPAGDYLTIGGDFNTDTRSESCISTLGGVVTTYGPHPVDKNGKDGTNAGRTKPYDHVLVDADLRQYQQATVIRGATSSSTFANGLVLDSRVYTPISEIAPATASDSAAPSMQHMGVIKDFRVPNF; translated from the coding sequence ATGAAGAAGACGTTCACCTCCCTCCTGTGTGCGGCATTGTCGCTCACGACCCTGGCTCTGGCGTGTGGCGACGAAGGAACGCCGCAGGTCCCGCTACCGCTGGAGGACGGCGGGGTGCTGTGGAGGGACTGCGACGCCGCGGGCCAGTGTGCCGAGGGGGAGACCTGTCTCTTCGTCGAGCTGGAGCAGTCCCCCCGGTTCATCTGCGTGCCGGAGTGTGATCCGGGCAGTCGGTGTGGCGCTGCCGGGTCGGCGTGCTGCGCGGGCTCCGGAGATGGCGGCGCCGCGGGGTACTGCCTGCCGGCCGAGGTCTGCGAGAAGCTCGACGCGGGGACGGACGCGGGCACGGAGGATGCCGGGCGCGTGGATGCCGGATTCGTTGAGCCGGTCGACGCGGGCGGCACGGATGCGGGGTCGGACGCTGGCACCGACGCGGGCACTGTCATCGATGCGGGGACCGACGCGGGCACCGTCATCGATGCCGGCACGGACGCCGGGACTGTCGTCGATGCTGGCACTGACGCGGGCACCGTCATCGATGCTGGCACGGACGCTGGGACTGTCGTCGATGCGGGCACGGATGCGGGCACCGTCGTCACGGACGCGGGCACGGACGCCGGCACCATCATCGATGCGGGCACGGACGCGGGCACCGTCATGGACGCGGGCACGGATGCCGGCACCGTCACGGATGCCGGGACGGACGCGGGCACCGGCTACACGGACATCCGCATCATGGCGGCCAACATCACCAGCGGGAACGGCCAGGACTACGACCTGGGCCACGGCATCCGGCTGATGCAGGGCGTGAAGCCCGACGTCATCCTCATCCAGGAGTTCAACTACCTCTCCAACACGGACACGGACTTCCGCTCGATGGTCAATCAGATTGGCACGGGCTTCCATTACTACCGCGAGAGCGGGGCGCAGATCCCCAACGGCATCATCAGCCGCTGGCCCATCATCGCCTCCGGCGAGTGGACCGACCCCGAGGTGGGCAACCGGGACTTCGCCTGGGCGCGCATCGACATCCCCGGCCCGCGTGACCTCTGGGCGGTGAGCGTGCACTTCCTCACGTCCAGCGGAGGCGACCGCAACGCCGAGGCCACGAGCCTCGTGGGCCGAATCAGGGACAACATCCCCGCGGGCGACTACCTGACCATCGGCGGCGACTTCAACACGGACACTCGCAGCGAGAGCTGCATCTCCACCCTCGGCGGTGTGGTGACGACGTACGGCCCGCACCCGGTGGACAAGAACGGCAAGGACGGCACCAACGCCGGCCGCACCAAGCCCTATGACCACGTCCTGGTGGACGCGGACCTGCGCCAGTACCAGCAGGCCACCGTCATCCGGGGCGCCACCAGCTCCAGCACCTTCGCCAACGGGCTGGTGCTCGACAGCCGCGTCTACACGCCCATCTCGGAGATTGCTCCGGCGACCGCGAGTGACAGCGCCGCCCCCAGCATGCAGCACATGGGCGTCATCAAGGACTTCCGCGTCCCCAACTTCTGA
- a CDS encoding Mut7-C ubiquitin/RNAse domain-containing protein, whose amino-acid sequence MQQPKPAVTVRFYGALNDFLPPERRGQDLTHVPQGSPSVKDLIESLGPPHPEVDVVLVDGEAVDFAHRVAPGSRVAAYPPFHSLDVEPLVRVGPPLPEVPRFVLDVGLGRLVGFLRMLGFDSLWRNDYADDELARVSHDEDRILLSRDIGVLKRGEVARGYFPRSTDPAHQLVEVVRRFGLTSRMRPFSRCLACNGPLTSSEPHEVQDRIPERVAERHSRFQQCQDCRRVFWAGTHQQRMQALVDKLRELENAG is encoded by the coding sequence ATGCAACAGCCGAAGCCGGCGGTGACGGTGCGCTTCTACGGGGCGCTGAACGACTTCCTGCCACCGGAGCGTCGCGGGCAGGACCTCACCCACGTGCCCCAGGGCAGTCCGTCGGTGAAGGACCTCATCGAGTCGCTCGGGCCACCGCACCCGGAGGTGGACGTGGTGCTGGTGGACGGCGAGGCGGTGGACTTCGCGCACCGGGTGGCGCCGGGCTCGCGGGTGGCGGCGTACCCGCCCTTCCACTCGCTGGACGTGGAGCCCCTCGTGCGGGTGGGGCCGCCGCTGCCCGAGGTCCCCCGCTTCGTGCTGGATGTGGGCCTGGGACGGCTGGTGGGCTTCCTGCGGATGCTCGGCTTCGACTCGCTGTGGCGCAACGACTACGCGGACGACGAGCTGGCGCGCGTGTCCCATGACGAGGACCGCATCCTGCTCTCCCGGGACATCGGCGTGCTCAAGCGCGGCGAGGTGGCGAGGGGCTACTTCCCCCGCTCCACGGACCCGGCGCACCAGCTGGTGGAGGTGGTGCGCCGCTTCGGGCTCACCTCCCGCATGCGGCCCTTCTCCCGGTGCCTGGCGTGCAACGGCCCGCTGACCTCGTCCGAGCCGCACGAGGTCCAGGACCGCATCCCCGAGCGCGTGGCGGAGCGGCACTCCCGGTTCCAGCAGTGCCAGGACTGCAGGCGCGTCTTCTGGGCCGGCACCCACCAGCAGCGCATGCAGGCGCTGGTGGACAAGCTGCGAGAGCTGGAAAACGCCGGGTAG
- a CDS encoding type II secretion system protein — protein MVVRPSSRRRKSGGFTLLVAMGVVTLMTMAVLLSYGVVSREAGTQGDSRRRKEAFFAAEAGMAEGREAMRLRLGDRQTYGNVLTTLGAAVNEPGLAGANPPWFEVLPGAEPDGWNYLRLVQESLTAAELSSESGTPYVEYPTQDNVRYRVFVRDDLDDTNPNTDTNGQVWLMAVGEVLNTEGRPTRSIVQALITNENAPAAGGPGCVNRGCGPDNTFNNSQDPRSPDTTLVRSFR, from the coding sequence ATGGTGGTTCGTCCCAGCAGCCGTCGAAGGAAGTCCGGAGGCTTCACGCTCCTGGTCGCGATGGGCGTCGTGACGCTGATGACGATGGCGGTGCTGCTCAGCTACGGCGTGGTGAGCCGTGAGGCGGGGACGCAGGGCGACAGCCGGCGGCGCAAGGAGGCCTTCTTCGCGGCCGAGGCCGGAATGGCCGAGGGGCGCGAGGCCATGCGCCTGCGGCTCGGGGACCGGCAGACCTACGGCAACGTGCTCACCACCCTGGGCGCCGCCGTCAACGAGCCGGGCCTGGCGGGCGCGAATCCCCCCTGGTTCGAGGTCCTGCCCGGCGCCGAGCCGGACGGCTGGAACTACCTGCGCCTGGTGCAGGAGAGCCTGACGGCCGCCGAGCTCTCCAGCGAGAGCGGCACCCCGTACGTCGAGTACCCCACGCAGGACAACGTGCGCTACCGCGTCTTCGTCCGGGACGACCTGGACGACACCAACCCCAACACCGACACCAATGGCCAGGTGTGGCTCATGGCCGTGGGCGAGGTGCTGAACACCGAGGGGCGCCCCACGCGCTCCATCGTGCAGGCGCTCATCACCAACGAGAACGCCCCGGCCGCTGGCGGCCCCGGCTGCGTCAACCGCGGCTGCGGCCCCGACAACACCTTCAACAACAGCCAGGACCCGCGCTCCCCCGACACCACGCTGGTCCGCTCCTTCCGCTAG
- a CDS encoding c-type cytochrome, whose product MIRSPLLALLLLPCLAAAEDGGEAAFAQACARCHTAGATTPAQPSPGPHLDPLVRSRTPEQLRAWLRAPHQVRPETRCDTRLLDEGERDLLLSYLATVSQPPAPPREELLRQQLQQEQAERRARKQRRADEARLPVRVKP is encoded by the coding sequence ATGATTCGCAGTCCCCTACTGGCGCTCCTGCTGCTGCCCTGCCTGGCAGCGGCGGAGGACGGCGGTGAGGCCGCCTTCGCCCAGGCCTGTGCGCGCTGCCACACGGCCGGCGCCACCACCCCGGCCCAGCCCTCCCCCGGCCCCCACCTGGACCCGCTGGTGCGCAGCCGCACCCCCGAGCAGCTCCGCGCCTGGCTCCGGGCCCCCCACCAGGTGCGCCCGGAGACCCGGTGCGACACGCGCCTGCTCGACGAAGGTGAGCGCGACTTGCTCCTCAGCTACCTGGCCACCGTGTCCCAGCCGCCCGCGCCGCCCCGTGAGGAGCTGCTGCGCCAGCAGCTCCAGCAGGAGCAGGCCGAGCGCCGCGCGCGCAAGCAGCGCCGCGCGGATGAGGCCCGCCTGCCGGTCCGGGTGAAGCCATGA